One window of the Perca flavescens isolate YP-PL-M2 chromosome 5, PFLA_1.0, whole genome shotgun sequence genome contains the following:
- the LOC114555127 gene encoding RNA-binding protein MEX3B has translation MPSSTSLLEADEGESEVPPPLVHAFAGMGLEEHHGTQSQIPEQVDESLHYHHHLPPISHFNLLGTVLDLKPLHRPPSGDEVNMTAAPEDKEPEVVAAADSSMLAQARHRQHLPSGPAGSGMEPPHVETVLLYNGDEWDDTGVGGSALPLAGSMAMLPPGVYGESGYEAESSLLARRKSVNTTECVAVPSSEHVAEIVGRQGCKIKALRAKTNTYIKTPVRGEQPVFVVTGRKEDVAMAKREILSAAEHFSLIRASRNKTGPVSVATGPGTPSLPGQTTIQVRVPYRVVGLVVGPKGATIKRIQQQTHTYIVTPSRDKEPVFEVTGMPENVDRARDEIEAHIALRTGTCGSIEAPGVDNNDFQFNGTDVSFENSATTAGLGEAGWLHAGASSQSGGLLPMSINGTQRINSNINSGVRMSSTYRNDSSSSLGSGSSSADSVHGGGNGNRVADLSPTCQFNANANNNNSNGSNTSFWFGDSLVPVGSEELVSLGGGGSTSGFDPLTISTAQASHPSAQPQIWNPFVDHQPTQAFDACQSQTSQPGTPRLSPTFSGTEALEHPQAQRVHRGPFGSAGTLDAHRFPSYSSAFSSSSESTASSSSPPESSLSYRPGLGSAGRGQEICIHCMDNQVIAALVPCGHNLFCLDCATHICQGPGAVCPVCLSPVTQAIQLRNM, from the exons ATGCCGAGTAGCACGTCTTTGCTGGAGGCCGACGAGGGAGAGTCCGAGGTCCCACCTCCGCTTGTGCACGCTTTCGCCGGTATGGGCCTTGAGGAGCACCACGGCACCCAGAGCCAGATTCCCGAACAAGTAGATGAGAGCCTCCACTATCACCACCACCTTCCCCCAATTTCTCATTTCAACCTCCTCGGTACGGTCCTTGACTTGAAGCCTCTGCATCGGCCGCCCTCGGGAGATGAGGTGAACATGACTGCTGCACCCGAGGACAAGGAGCCAGAAGTTGTAGCCGCCGCAGACTCCTCGATGCTAGCGCAGGCCCGCCACCGCCAACACCTCCCATCCGGGCCGGCCGGCTCGGGGATGGAGCCGCCGCACGTCGAGACGGTCTTGTTGTACAACGGAGACGAGTGGGATGATACTGGAGTCGGCGGCAGCGCCCTACCACTGGCTGGCAGCATGGCGATGCTACCGCCCGGCGTGTACGGGGAGTCGGGCTACGAGGCCGAGTCTTCGCTGTTGGCTCGGCGAAAGAGCGTCAACACGACCGAGTGTGTGGCGGTGCCGAGCTCCGAGCACGTCGCTGAGATTGTGGGCAGGCAGG GCTGTAAGATTAAGGCACTTCGAGCCAAGACCAACACCTACATTAAGACACCAGTGAGGGGAGAGCAGCCTGTCTTTGTTGTGACGGGGCGCAAAGAAGATGTGGCCATGGCTAAGAGGGAGATCCTGTCTGCAGCGGAGCACTTCTCCCTCATCAGAGCCTCTCGAAACAAGACAGGCCCTGTGTCTGTTGCAACCGGTCCTGGAACCCCCTCTCTACCTGGACAGACTACCATTCAG GTGCGTGTACCATATCGTGTTGTAGGGCTGGTCGTGGGTCCCAAAG GGGCAACCATCAAACGTATTCAGCAACAGACCCACACCTACATTGTGACGCCGAGTCGGGACAAAGAGCCTGTGTTCGAGGTCACCGGGATGCCTGAGAACGTGGACCGGGCAAGGGATGAGATAGAGGCGCACATCGCCCTCCGCACAGGAACCTGCGGAAGCATTGAGGCTCCTGGTGTAGACAACAATGACTTTCAGTTCAATGGGACAGACGTCAGCTTTGAGAATTCTGCCACAACAGCTGGGTTGGGTGAGGCCGGGTGGCTTCATGCAGGTGCATCATCACAGAGTGGTGGCTTGCTGCCAATGAGCATCAACGGTACTCAGCGAATCAATAGCAATATTAACAGTGGTGTCAGGATGTCTTCCACCTACCGCAATGACAGCTCCAGTTCCCTGGGCAGCGGCTCTAGCTCAGCTGATTCTGTCCACGGCGGCGGTAATGGGAACCGGGTGGCAGATTTAAGCCCGACTTGTCAGTTTAATGCCAAtgctaacaacaacaacagtaatGGCAGCAATACAAGTTTCTGGTTTGGCGATAGCCTTGTTCCTGTGGGGTCTGAGGAGCTGGTCAGCCTTGGAGGTGGAGGCTCTACCTCAGGATTTGACCCATTAACCATCTCCACTGCCCAAGCCTCACACCCTTCTGCACAGCCACAAATCTGGAACCCCTTTGTGGATCACCAACCCACCCAGGCCTTTGATGCTTGTCAGTCTCAG ACCAGTCAGCCTGGGACGCCCCGACTCTCTCCAACCTTCTCTGGGACAGAAGCCTTGGAGCACCCTCAGGCCCAGCGAGTTCACCGAGGGCCTTTTGGCTCGGCTGGGACCCTCGATGCCCACAGGTTTCCCTCTTACAGCTCGGCCTTCTCCTCTTCTAGTGAAAGCAccgcctcctcttcctccccaccTGAATCCTCCCTCTCCTATCGGCCGGGGCTCGGATCAGCAGGGAGAGGACAGGAGATCTGCATCCACTGTATGGATAACCAGGTGATCGCTGCCTTGGTTCCCTGCGGCCATAACCTCTTCTGTCTAGATTGTGCCACCCATATATGCCAGGGTCCAGGTGCTGTTTGTCCTGTGTGCCTGTCCCCGGTCACACAGGCCATTCAGCTCCGCAACATGTGA
- the tmed7 gene encoding transmembrane emp24 domain-containing protein 7 produces MYGSFRVLLQVLSAQLLCVWVLGSELTFELPDNAKQCFYEDIIIGTKCTLEFQVVTGGHYDVDCRLEDPEGTTLYKEMKKQYDSFTFTAAKNGTYKFCFSNEFSTFTHKTVYFDFQVGDDPPLFPNENRVTALTQMESACVSIHEALKSVIDYQTHFRLREAQGRSRAEDLNTRVAFWSIGEAIILLVVSISQVVLLRSFFSDRKTTTTRVGS; encoded by the exons ATGTACGGATCCTTTCGGGTGCTGTTGCAGGTGCTGTCGGCCCAGCTGCTCTGTGTATGGGTGCTGGGCTCCGAGCTAACCTTTGAGCTGCCAGACAACGCCAAACAGTGTTTCTACGAGGACATCATCATCGGCACCAAGTGTACACTGGAGTTTCAG GTGGTGACCGGTGGCCATTATGATGTGGACTGTCGTTTGGAGGACCCAGAAGGCACTACACTCTACAAGGAGATGAAGAAGCAATATGACAGCTTTACCTTCACAGCAGCCAAGAATGGCACCTACAAGTTCTGCTTCAGTAACGAGTTCTCCACCTTCACACACAAGACGGTTTACTTTGACTTCCAGGTTGGCGATGACCCTCCACTCTTCCCCAATGAGAACAGAGTCACTGCCCTCACTCag ATGGAATCAGCTTGCGTATCCATCCACGAGGCCCTGAAGTCGGTCATCGACTACCAGACTCACTTCCGCCTCCGTGAGGCCCAGGGACGCAGTCGGGCGGAGGACCTCAACACCCGTGTTGCATTCTGGTCCATCGGAGAGGCCATTATTCTTCTGGTGGTCAGCATCAGCCAGGTGGTCCTGCTTAGAAGCTTCTTTTCTGACAGAAAGACCACTACAACACGCGTTGGATCGTAA